The following are encoded in a window of Streptomyces sp. 11x1 genomic DNA:
- a CDS encoding bifunctional succinyldiaminopimelate transaminase/glutamate-prephenate aminotransferase, with translation MSAVSDRLPTFPWDKLEPYKATAAAHPGGIVDLSVGTPVDPVPDLIQKALVAAADSPGYPTVWGTVELRDAITGWLERRLGARDVTHRHVLPIVGSKELVAWLPTQLGLGPGDRVAYPRLAYPTYEVGARLARAEHEVYDDPTTLDPAGLKLLWLNSPSNPTGRVLAKDELTRIVAWARSHGILIFSDECYLELGWDADPVSVLHPDVNGGSYEGIVAVHSLSKRSNLAGYRAAFLAGDPDVLGPLLQIRKHGGMMTSAPTQAAAVAALGDDAHVQEQRARYAARRTALRDALVAHGFRIEHSEASLYLWATRDESCWTTVANLADLGILVAPGDFYGPAGDHHVRVAFTATDERVAAAVERLTKA, from the coding sequence GTGTCCGCAGTCAGCGACCGCCTTCCCACTTTCCCCTGGGACAAGCTGGAGCCGTACAAGGCGACGGCCGCCGCGCACCCCGGTGGCATCGTCGACCTCTCCGTCGGCACCCCGGTCGACCCGGTCCCCGACCTGATCCAGAAGGCACTCGTCGCCGCGGCGGACTCGCCGGGCTACCCCACCGTCTGGGGCACCGTCGAACTGCGTGACGCCATCACGGGCTGGCTGGAGCGCCGTCTCGGCGCCCGCGACGTCACCCACCGCCACGTGCTGCCGATCGTCGGCTCGAAGGAACTGGTGGCCTGGCTCCCCACCCAACTGGGCCTCGGCCCCGGCGACCGGGTCGCGTACCCGCGCCTGGCCTACCCGACGTACGAGGTGGGCGCCCGTCTCGCCCGCGCGGAGCACGAGGTCTACGACGATCCGACGACCCTGGACCCGGCCGGCCTGAAGCTCCTCTGGCTGAACTCGCCGTCCAACCCCACGGGCAGGGTCCTCGCCAAGGACGAGCTCACCCGGATCGTGGCGTGGGCCCGCTCGCACGGCATCCTGATCTTCTCCGACGAGTGCTACCTGGAGCTGGGCTGGGACGCCGACCCGGTCTCCGTCCTCCACCCGGACGTCAACGGCGGCTCGTACGAGGGCATCGTCGCCGTCCACTCCCTCTCCAAGCGTTCCAACCTGGCGGGCTACCGCGCGGCCTTCCTCGCCGGTGACCCGGACGTCCTCGGCCCGCTCCTGCAGATCCGCAAGCACGGCGGCATGATGACCTCGGCCCCCACCCAGGCCGCCGCGGTCGCGGCCCTCGGGGACGACGCCCACGTCCAGGAGCAGCGCGCCCGCTACGCGGCCCGCCGCACGGCCCTGCGCGACGCCCTCGTCGCCCACGGCTTCCGCATCGAACACAGCGAGGCCAGCCTCTACCTGTGGGCCACCCGGGACGAGTCCTGCTGGACCACGGTCGCGAACCTCGCCGACCTCGGCATCCTCGTGGCCCCCGGCGACTTCTACGGCCCGGCCGGCGACCACCACGTCCGCGTGGCCTTCACGGCGACGGACGAGCGGGTGGCGGCGGCGGTGGAACGCCTGACCAAGGCGTAG
- the fdxA gene encoding ferredoxin: MTYVIAQPCVDVKDKACIEECPVDCIYEGQRSLYIHPDECVDCGACEPVCPVEAIFYEDDTPEEWKDYYKANVEFFDELGSPGGASKLGLIERDHPFVAALPPQA; encoded by the coding sequence GTGACCTACGTCATCGCGCAGCCTTGTGTCGACGTCAAGGACAAGGCGTGCATCGAGGAGTGCCCGGTCGACTGCATCTACGAGGGGCAGCGGTCCCTCTACATCCACCCGGATGAATGCGTCGACTGCGGTGCCTGCGAGCCGGTGTGCCCGGTCGAGGCGATCTTCTACGAGGACGACACCCCGGAGGAGTGGAAGGACTACTACAAGGCGAACGTCGAGTTCTTCGACGAGCTCGGCTCGCCCGGTGGTGCCAGCAAGCTAGGTCTGATCGAGCGTGACCACCCCTTCGTCGCCGCACTCCCGCCACAGGCCTGA
- a CDS encoding transglutaminase-like domain-containing protein produces the protein MPAPFPPEPERAAEVRRRFAEEARAERPDLALLCLLVGAAGDGTLDDAGVDAAEIELDRLAGLMPYRPGAPRAWAVAAAELLGEQCGFRGSAGDYQRLESSLLHQVLERRRGLPILLSVVWMEVARRAGAPVYGVALPGHFVVGFGPQEEQVLADPFDGGRVLSGSDAELLVAGATGAPLDPAMLSPADPLDVVVRVLNNVRAWAAARPERTDVALWALELSLAMPSHPGRLRYEWARLLVQRGEFVRGAAALEEYAEVVAGVDAGAAEKMRRQAEAARARLN, from the coding sequence GTGCCGGCGCCCTTTCCCCCGGAGCCGGAGCGGGCGGCCGAGGTGCGGCGGCGGTTCGCGGAGGAGGCGCGGGCCGAGCGGCCCGACCTGGCCCTGCTGTGTCTGCTGGTGGGCGCCGCGGGCGACGGGACACTCGACGACGCGGGCGTCGACGCCGCCGAGATCGAGCTCGACCGGCTGGCCGGGCTGATGCCGTACCGGCCGGGCGCGCCGCGTGCGTGGGCGGTCGCGGCGGCCGAACTGCTCGGCGAGCAGTGTGGGTTCCGTGGTTCCGCCGGGGACTACCAGCGGCTGGAGTCCTCGCTGCTGCACCAGGTGCTCGAACGGCGACGGGGGTTGCCGATCCTGTTGTCCGTGGTGTGGATGGAGGTGGCCCGGCGGGCGGGTGCGCCCGTGTACGGGGTCGCGCTGCCGGGGCACTTCGTGGTGGGGTTCGGGCCGCAGGAGGAGCAGGTGCTCGCCGATCCGTTCGACGGGGGGCGGGTGCTGAGCGGGAGCGACGCGGAGTTGCTGGTGGCCGGGGCGACGGGGGCTCCGCTGGACCCCGCGATGCTGAGCCCCGCCGATCCGCTGGACGTGGTGGTGCGGGTCCTCAACAACGTGCGGGCGTGGGCGGCGGCGCGGCCCGAGCGGACGGATGTGGCGTTGTGGGCGCTGGAACTGTCGTTGGCGATGCCCTCGCATCCGGGGCGGTTGCGGTACGAGTGGGCGCGGTTGCTGGTGCAGCGTGGGGAGTTCGTGCGGGGCGCTGCCGCGTTGGAGGAGTACGCCGAGGTGGTGGCCGGGGTGGATGCCGGGGCCGCGGAGAAGATGCGGAGGCAGGCGGAGGCGGCTCGGGCTCGGTTGAACTGA
- a CDS encoding GNAT family N-acetyltransferase gives MEISAGGRLEIRVSAADVGKRVSVRCVDDAVAGAGKFTDTVGVLTSWDDGVLLITRRNGERVRIEESSLVAGKVVPAAPARRRGPAATYEELARVAARAWQPVERERLGGWELRAAAGFTRRANSVLPTGDPGMPLDDALTAVRGWYAARGLPAFIQLATGAEGTQELLCAEVADRGWVREVSAELWIGALAPVADREWAGVELSRTADEAWLGRYQRKGLGEVALKVLGSGPSVWFASVPGAGGAGPAAIGRCVVDGRWAGFAAVEVDPAQRRRGLATTVMAALARRALDEGASAGWLQVETDNAGARALYGGMGFAAHHSYHHYREPEGAGSGGGGDSGAGSGSGAGSGSGFAPGGSS, from the coding sequence GTGGAAATCTCTGCCGGTGGACGGCTCGAGATCCGTGTCTCCGCTGCTGACGTGGGCAAACGCGTGTCGGTGCGGTGCGTCGACGACGCGGTCGCCGGGGCTGGGAAATTCACCGACACGGTTGGTGTTCTCACATCATGGGACGACGGCGTCCTGTTGATCACCCGCCGGAACGGGGAACGGGTACGGATCGAGGAGTCGTCGCTGGTCGCGGGGAAGGTCGTGCCCGCCGCCCCGGCCCGTCGGCGCGGGCCCGCCGCCACGTACGAGGAGCTGGCGCGGGTCGCCGCGCGGGCCTGGCAGCCGGTCGAACGGGAGCGGCTCGGCGGCTGGGAGCTGCGGGCCGCCGCCGGCTTCACCCGGCGCGCCAACTCGGTGCTGCCGACGGGCGACCCCGGAATGCCCCTGGACGACGCCCTGACGGCCGTACGCGGCTGGTACGCGGCCCGCGGGCTGCCCGCCTTCATACAGCTGGCCACGGGCGCCGAGGGCACGCAGGAGCTGCTGTGCGCGGAGGTGGCGGACCGCGGCTGGGTCCGTGAGGTGAGCGCCGAGCTGTGGATCGGCGCGCTCGCGCCGGTCGCGGACCGGGAGTGGGCCGGGGTCGAGCTGTCCCGCACGGCGGACGAGGCGTGGCTCGGCCGCTACCAGCGCAAGGGGCTCGGCGAGGTCGCGCTGAAGGTGCTCGGGAGCGGGCCCTCGGTGTGGTTCGCGAGCGTGCCGGGCGCCGGGGGCGCGGGGCCCGCCGCCATCGGGCGCTGCGTCGTGGACGGGCGGTGGGCCGGTTTCGCGGCCGTCGAGGTCGATCCCGCCCAGCGGCGGCGGGGGCTCGCCACGACCGTGATGGCCGCGCTGGCCCGGCGGGCGCTGGACGAGGGCGCCTCGGCCGGGTGGCTCCAGGTGGAGACGGACAACGCGGGGGCGCGGGCGCTGTACGGGGGGATGGGGTTCGCGGCGCATCACTCGTATCACCACTACCGGGAGCCGGAGGGGGCCGGCAGCGGCGGGGGCGGCGATTCCGGTGCAGGCTCCGGCTCCGGTGCAGGCTCCGGCTCCGGTTTCGCTCCGGGGGGATCGTCGTGA
- a CDS encoding DNA-3-methyladenine glycosylase I produces the protein MSDGTALPGSDGAPRCPWALSTEDYVAYHDQEWGRQVHGDDALYERLCLEAFQSGLSWITILRRREGFRSAFADFKIASVALFTEADQERLLADPGIIRNRAKIEATIANARELSTWTSGELDELIWSHAPDPATRPAPRTLADVPAVTPESTALSKSLKKRGIRFVGPTTAYALMQACGLVNDHLETCVARSAPA, from the coding sequence GTGAGCGACGGCACCGCCCTGCCCGGCTCCGACGGCGCCCCGCGCTGCCCCTGGGCCCTGTCCACCGAGGACTACGTCGCGTACCACGACCAGGAGTGGGGCCGCCAGGTCCACGGCGACGACGCGCTGTACGAGCGGCTCTGCCTGGAGGCCTTCCAGTCCGGCCTCTCCTGGATCACCATCCTGCGCCGCCGCGAGGGCTTCCGTTCCGCCTTCGCCGACTTCAAGATCGCCTCGGTCGCCCTGTTCACCGAGGCCGACCAGGAGCGTCTCCTCGCCGACCCCGGCATCATCCGCAACCGCGCCAAGATCGAGGCGACGATCGCCAACGCCCGCGAACTGTCCACCTGGACCTCCGGCGAGCTGGACGAGCTGATCTGGTCCCACGCCCCGGACCCGGCGACCCGCCCGGCCCCGCGAACCCTCGCGGACGTCCCGGCGGTCACCCCCGAGTCCACGGCCCTGTCCAAGTCCCTGAAGAAACGAGGCATCCGCTTCGTGGGCCCGACGACGGCATACGCCCTGATGCAGGCGTGCGGCCTGGTGAACGACCACTTGGAGACATGTGTGGCGAGAAGCGCGCCGGCCTAG
- a CDS encoding O-methyltransferase gives MSRFPTATDTVTPRQPRGHKERVITGNRLTSWAFADAFVAEDDALRWARERAQEAGLRSVSPGTGAALRVLAATVDAKAVAEIGTGTGVSGIHLLHGMRPDGVLTTVDPEPEHQQFARQAFRASGFASNRARFIPGHALDVLPRLADSGYDLVFCDGDRLESLDYLAESLRLLRPGGLVAFEGVFASGRTVDSNPQPTEVIRLRELLRTVRESSELVPSLLPVGDGLLCAVKR, from the coding sequence ATCAGCAGGTTCCCGACGGCAACGGATACAGTCACGCCCAGGCAACCACGGGGACATAAGGAGAGGGTCATTACCGGCAACCGGCTGACGAGCTGGGCGTTCGCCGACGCCTTTGTCGCCGAGGACGACGCGCTGCGCTGGGCCCGGGAACGGGCCCAGGAGGCAGGGCTGCGCTCGGTGTCGCCCGGCACGGGCGCCGCGCTGCGGGTGCTCGCCGCCACCGTGGACGCGAAGGCCGTGGCGGAGATCGGGACCGGGACCGGTGTCTCCGGGATCCATCTGCTGCACGGCATGCGGCCCGACGGGGTGCTGACCACCGTGGATCCGGAGCCGGAGCACCAGCAGTTCGCCCGGCAGGCGTTCCGCGCGTCCGGCTTCGCCAGCAACCGCGCACGCTTCATCCCGGGGCACGCCCTGGACGTGCTGCCCCGGCTCGCGGACTCCGGGTACGACCTGGTCTTCTGCGACGGCGACCGGCTGGAGAGCCTCGACTACCTCGCCGAATCGTTGCGCCTGCTCAGGCCCGGTGGCCTGGTGGCGTTCGAGGGTGTGTTCGCCAGTGGCCGGACGGTGGACTCCAATCCGCAGCCCACCGAGGTCATACGACTGCGGGAGCTGTTGCGCACGGTCCGGGAGAGTTCCGAACTCGTGCCGTCCCTGCTCCCGGTGGGCGACGGCCTGCTGTGCGCGGTCAAGCGCTGA
- the dapE gene encoding succinyl-diaminopimelate desuccinylase: MAETPIDLTLDAARLTAQLVDFPSESGTEKPLADAIETALRALPHLTVDRYGNNVVARTNLGRAERVILAGHIDTVPIADNVPSRLDEDGVLWGCGTCDMKSGVAVQLRIAATVPAPNRDLTFVFYDNEEVAADLNGLKHVSEAHPEWLAGDFAVLLEPTDGEVEGGCQGTLRVLLTTKGERAHSARGWMGSNAIHAAAPILARLASYEPRYPVIDGLEYREGLNAVGISGGVAGNVIPDACVVTVNFRYAPDRTEEEAIAHVREVFADCGVEEFTVDDHSPGALPGLSHPAAAAFIEAVGGTAQPKYGWTDVSRFSALGVPAVNYGPGNPHLAHRRDERVETAKILTGEERLRSWLTA; encoded by the coding sequence ATGGCCGAGACCCCGATTGACCTCACGCTGGACGCCGCGCGGCTGACCGCGCAGCTCGTCGACTTCCCCTCCGAGAGCGGCACCGAGAAGCCCCTCGCGGACGCGATCGAGACCGCCCTGCGCGCCCTGCCGCACCTCACGGTCGACCGGTACGGCAACAACGTCGTCGCCCGTACGAACCTGGGCCGCGCCGAGCGCGTGATCCTGGCCGGCCACATCGACACCGTGCCCATCGCGGACAACGTCCCCTCCCGCCTCGACGAGGACGGCGTCCTGTGGGGCTGCGGCACCTGCGACATGAAGTCCGGCGTCGCGGTCCAGCTGCGCATCGCGGCCACGGTCCCGGCGCCCAACCGCGACCTGACGTTCGTCTTCTACGACAACGAGGAGGTCGCCGCGGACCTCAACGGCCTGAAGCACGTCTCCGAGGCCCACCCCGAATGGCTGGCGGGGGATTTCGCGGTCCTCCTGGAGCCCACCGACGGCGAGGTCGAGGGCGGCTGCCAGGGCACCCTGCGGGTCCTGCTGACGACCAAGGGCGAGCGGGCCCACTCCGCCCGCGGCTGGATGGGCTCCAACGCCATCCACGCCGCCGCCCCGATCCTGGCAAGGCTGGCGTCGTACGAGCCCCGCTACCCGGTGATCGACGGCCTGGAGTACCGCGAGGGCCTCAACGCGGTCGGCATCTCCGGCGGCGTCGCCGGCAACGTCATCCCCGACGCCTGCGTGGTCACGGTCAACTTCCGCTACGCGCCGGACCGTACGGAGGAGGAGGCCATCGCCCACGTCCGCGAGGTCTTCGCCGACTGCGGGGTCGAGGAGTTCACCGTCGACGACCACAGCCCCGGCGCGCTGCCCGGCCTGTCCCACCCGGCGGCCGCGGCGTTCATCGAGGCCGTCGGCGGCACGGCCCAGCCCAAGTACGGCTGGACCGACGTCTCCCGCTTCAGCGCCCTCGGCGTCCCGGCCGTCAACTACGGCCCCGGCAACCCCCACTTGGCGCACCGGCGGGACGAGCGCGTCGAGACGGCGAAGATCCTGACCGGCGAGGAGCGCCTGAGGTCCTGGCTGACGGCGTGA
- a CDS encoding enoyl-CoA hydratase/isomerase family protein, giving the protein MADTVLYEVHDGLAKITLNRPEAMNALNIATKVALREAVEEAAGDDAVRAVLLTAAGERAFCVGQDLKEHIGLLIEGSGEVMSTVKEHYNPVVKALTSMAKPVVAGVNGVAAGAGLGFALAADYRVVADTASFNTSFAGVALTADSGVSWTLPRVIGPGRAADLLLFPRSIKAQEAYELGIANRIVPAASLHAAAEEVARMLAGGPTVAYAAIKEAVAYGFTHSLAETLEKEDELQTRAGASEDHQIAVRAFVNKEEPKYLGR; this is encoded by the coding sequence ATGGCCGACACCGTGCTCTACGAGGTGCACGACGGACTCGCGAAGATCACGCTGAACCGCCCCGAGGCGATGAACGCGCTGAACATCGCGACGAAGGTCGCACTGCGGGAGGCCGTGGAGGAGGCCGCCGGGGACGACGCGGTGCGGGCGGTGCTGCTGACGGCCGCCGGGGAGCGGGCGTTCTGTGTGGGCCAGGACCTCAAGGAGCACATCGGGCTGCTGATCGAGGGCTCGGGGGAGGTCATGAGTACGGTCAAGGAGCACTACAACCCCGTGGTGAAGGCGCTCACGAGCATGGCGAAGCCCGTGGTGGCCGGGGTCAACGGCGTCGCGGCCGGGGCCGGTCTGGGCTTCGCGCTCGCGGCGGACTACCGGGTGGTCGCCGACACGGCCTCGTTCAACACGTCCTTCGCCGGGGTGGCGCTCACGGCCGACTCCGGGGTCTCGTGGACCCTGCCGCGGGTGATCGGCCCGGGCCGTGCAGCCGACCTGCTGCTGTTCCCGCGCAGCATCAAGGCGCAGGAGGCGTACGAGCTGGGGATCGCGAACCGGATCGTTCCGGCGGCCTCGCTGCACGCCGCCGCCGAGGAGGTGGCGCGGATGCTTGCCGGGGGGCCGACCGTGGCGTACGCGGCGATCAAGGAGGCCGTGGCGTACGGGTTCACCCACTCGCTGGCCGAGACGCTGGAGAAGGAAGACGAGCTCCAGACTCGCGCGGGGGCGTCGGAGGACCACCAGATCGCTGTGCGGGCCTTCGTGAACAAGGAAGAGCCGAAGTACTTGGGGCGGTGA
- a CDS encoding DivIVA domain-containing protein produces the protein MFMFLFLVVALAVVVAAVTLAVVGGGDNAVLPEAQGERLQDPLPADRPVNRADVEALRFPVAVRGYRMVDVDDALGRLSAEIAERDARIADLESALAGARAATATSLHKPEEGDHR, from the coding sequence ATGTTCATGTTCTTGTTCCTGGTCGTCGCGCTCGCCGTCGTGGTCGCCGCGGTGACGCTCGCCGTGGTCGGCGGCGGCGACAACGCGGTGCTGCCGGAGGCCCAGGGCGAGCGGCTCCAGGACCCGTTGCCGGCGGACCGCCCGGTCAACCGCGCCGACGTCGAGGCGCTCCGCTTCCCGGTCGCCGTCCGCGGCTACCGCATGGTGGACGTGGACGACGCCCTCGGCCGCCTCAGCGCCGAGATCGCCGAGCGGGATGCCCGGATCGCCGACCTGGAGTCCGCGCTCGCGGGCGCCCGCGCGGCGACCGCGACCTCGCTGCACAAGCCGGAGGAGGGCGACCACCGGTGA
- a CDS encoding DUF6113 family protein, whose product MTAKDRPTGGQGSALAQPLTFPPLGRAAAHLGLFVLGAVVGVAGGLLQAAWFPGGLLLALLGAAGLFLGGARVTGGRAGAVAPAAGWMISVVLLTSTRPEGDFLFGAGAGSYLFLLGGMAVAVMCATLGRGWQPTGPDARLGK is encoded by the coding sequence ATGACCGCGAAGGACCGGCCGACGGGCGGGCAAGGCAGCGCGCTCGCACAGCCGTTGACATTCCCCCCGCTGGGGCGGGCCGCCGCGCACCTGGGACTCTTCGTCCTGGGAGCCGTGGTCGGGGTGGCCGGCGGGCTGCTCCAAGCGGCCTGGTTCCCCGGGGGATTGCTGCTCGCGCTGCTGGGCGCGGCCGGGCTGTTCCTGGGCGGCGCCCGGGTGACGGGCGGCCGGGCCGGGGCCGTTGCGCCGGCCGCCGGCTGGATGATCTCCGTCGTCCTGCTGACGTCCACCCGGCCGGAGGGCGACTTCCTTTTCGGCGCGGGAGCGGGCTCGTATCTTTTCCTGCTCGGCGGCATGGCTGTGGCTGTGATGTGCGCCACCCTTGGGCGAGGGTGGCAACCGACCGGGCCAGACGCCCGACTTGGGAAGTGA
- a CDS encoding DUF3117 domain-containing protein → MAAMKPRTGDGPLEVTKEGRGIVMRVPLEGGGRLVVELTPDEADALGDALKKVVG, encoded by the coding sequence ATGGCGGCCATGAAGCCGCGGACGGGCGATGGCCCGCTCGAGGTGACCAAGGAGGGGCGGGGCATCGTCATGCGCGTTCCGCTCGAAGGCGGCGGTCGGCTCGTCGTCGAGCTGACCCCTGACGAGGCCGACGCCCTCGGTGATGCCCTCAAGAAGGTCGTCGGCTGA
- the folP gene encoding dihydropteroate synthase: protein MLRLGKREFGPHEPVIMAIVNRTPDSFYDQGATFRDEPALARVEQAVADGAAIIDVGGVKAGPGEEVTAAEEARRTVGFVAEVRRRFPDVIISVDTWRHEVGEAVCEAGADLLNDAWGGVDPRLAEVAARYRVGLVCTHAGGAQPRTRPHRVEYDDVMADVLRVTVGLAERAVALGVPRESVLIDPGHDFGKNTRHGLEATRRLGEMVATGWPVLVSLSNKDFVGETLDKPVKERVVGTLATTAVSAWLGAQVYRVHEVAETRQVVEMVGAIAGWREPAVARRGLA from the coding sequence ATGCTCAGGCTGGGCAAGCGGGAATTCGGCCCGCACGAGCCGGTGATCATGGCGATCGTGAACCGGACGCCGGACTCCTTCTACGACCAAGGGGCGACCTTCCGCGACGAGCCGGCGCTCGCGCGCGTGGAGCAGGCGGTCGCCGACGGCGCGGCCATCATCGACGTCGGCGGGGTGAAGGCCGGTCCCGGGGAGGAAGTGACCGCGGCGGAGGAGGCGCGGCGGACCGTGGGGTTCGTCGCGGAGGTGCGGCGGCGGTTCCCCGACGTGATCATCAGCGTCGACACCTGGCGGCACGAGGTCGGTGAGGCCGTGTGCGAGGCCGGGGCGGATCTGCTCAACGACGCGTGGGGCGGGGTCGATCCCCGGCTCGCGGAGGTCGCGGCGCGGTATCGGGTGGGGCTGGTGTGTACGCACGCGGGCGGGGCCCAGCCGCGTACCCGGCCGCACCGGGTCGAGTACGACGACGTGATGGCCGACGTGTTGCGGGTGACCGTGGGGCTGGCGGAGCGGGCGGTGGCCTTGGGGGTGCCCCGGGAGTCCGTGCTGATCGATCCGGGGCACGACTTCGGGAAGAACACACGGCACGGTCTGGAGGCGACTCGGCGGTTGGGGGAGATGGTCGCCACGGGGTGGCCGGTGTTGGTGTCGCTGTCCAACAAGGACTTCGTGGGGGAGACGTTGGACAAGCCGGTGAAGGAGCGGGTGGTGGGGACGTTGGCGACCACTGCCGTGTCGGCCTGGTTGGGGGCTCAGGTGTATCGGGTGCATGAGGTGGCTGAGACTCGGCAGGTGGTGGAGATGGTGGGGGCGATCGCGGGGTGGCGGGAGCCCGCCGTTGCCCGGCGGGGGCTCGCCTAG
- a CDS encoding heavy metal transporter, which produces MSEPYPFPPGPRRRGRRVLQFMAAFVVLTAIGAYLTVQYLTGGNGTPRCVVVSGTDDGARYEFTPEQAANAATISAVGTSRELPERAVTIALATALQESSLRNIAHGDRDSLGLFQQRPSQGWGTEQQIQDPVYAAGEFYEHLVKVDDYERLPLTVAAQRVQRSGYPEAYAKHEPDAALLAAALTGRSAATLTCEGRRDTTGTGTAYTGGPDAVRSALARDFGDESFESAAAVVSSEGGASAGASAAPSPSVSPAAGTVTIPLTDAGNAGNAGNTDRTRQRGWELAHWAVANSSRLGVERVSYAGREWVAEGRAGAWRKARGAAGGTVGSPTEVRIVTGQ; this is translated from the coding sequence GTGTCGGAGCCGTACCCCTTCCCCCCAGGTCCCCGCCGTCGCGGCCGTCGCGTGCTGCAGTTCATGGCGGCCTTCGTCGTGCTCACCGCGATCGGGGCGTATCTCACCGTGCAGTATCTGACCGGGGGGAACGGGACCCCCCGGTGCGTGGTCGTGTCCGGGACGGACGACGGGGCGCGGTACGAGTTCACGCCCGAGCAGGCGGCCAACGCCGCGACGATCTCGGCGGTCGGCACCTCGCGCGAGCTGCCCGAGCGGGCCGTGACGATCGCGCTGGCGACCGCGCTGCAGGAGTCGAGCCTGCGCAACATCGCGCACGGCGACCGGGACTCGCTCGGCCTGTTCCAGCAGCGCCCGTCGCAGGGCTGGGGCACCGAGCAGCAGATCCAGGACCCGGTGTACGCGGCGGGTGAGTTCTACGAGCACCTCGTCAAGGTCGACGACTACGAGCGGCTGCCGCTGACCGTGGCCGCCCAGCGTGTGCAGCGCAGCGGCTACCCGGAGGCGTACGCCAAGCACGAGCCCGACGCCGCGCTGCTCGCCGCCGCGCTGACCGGGCGGTCGGCGGCCACGCTGACCTGTGAGGGGCGCCGGGACACGACCGGCACCGGCACCGCCTACACGGGCGGCCCGGACGCCGTGCGCAGCGCGCTCGCCCGGGACTTCGGGGACGAGTCGTTCGAGTCGGCCGCGGCGGTGGTGAGCTCCGAGGGCGGCGCCTCGGCCGGGGCGAGCGCGGCGCCGAGTCCGAGCGTCTCCCCCGCCGCCGGGACCGTGACCATCCCCCTCACGGACGCCGGGAACGCCGGGAACGCCGGGAACACGGACCGGACCCGGCAGCGCGGCTGGGAGCTGGCGCACTGGGCCGTGGCCAACTCCTCCCGGCTCGGCGTCGAGCGCGTCTCCTACGCGGGGCGCGAGTGGGTCGCGGAGGGCCGGGCCGGGGCGTGGCGCAAAGCCCGGGGCGCGGCGGGCGGCACGGTGGGCTCCCCCACCGAGGTCCGAATCGTCACTGGACAGTAG
- a CDS encoding TIGR00730 family Rossman fold protein, which produces MATGNPEGKKQPPEEQRLGPVLRRRGQVQASTTDQRLLDAGGPSDWVHTDPWRVLRIQSEFIEGFGTLAELPPAISVFGSARTPADSPEYEAGVRLGRGLVEAGFAVITGGGPGAMEAANKGALEAGGTSVGLGIELPFEQGLNPYVDIGLNFRYFFVRKMMFVKYAQGFVVLPGGLGTLDELFEALTLVQTQKVTRFPIVLFGESYWSGLVDWLTNTLIAQGKAAAKDLTLFHVTDDVDEAVALVSKEAGHP; this is translated from the coding sequence ATGGCGACCGGCAACCCCGAGGGCAAGAAGCAGCCACCCGAGGAGCAGCGGCTGGGACCGGTGCTGCGCAGGCGAGGCCAGGTTCAGGCGAGCACGACGGACCAGCGGCTGCTGGACGCGGGCGGCCCCTCAGACTGGGTCCACACCGACCCCTGGCGGGTCCTGCGCATCCAGTCCGAGTTCATCGAGGGCTTCGGCACGCTCGCCGAACTCCCGCCCGCGATCAGCGTCTTCGGCTCCGCCCGCACGCCCGCCGACTCCCCGGAGTACGAGGCGGGCGTCCGGCTCGGCCGGGGCCTGGTGGAGGCAGGCTTCGCCGTCATCACCGGCGGCGGCCCGGGCGCGATGGAGGCGGCCAACAAGGGCGCCCTCGAAGCGGGCGGCACCTCCGTCGGCCTCGGCATCGAGCTCCCCTTCGAACAGGGCCTCAACCCCTACGTCGACATCGGCCTCAACTTCCGCTACTTCTTCGTCCGGAAGATGATGTTCGTCAAGTACGCCCAGGGCTTCGTGGTCCTCCCCGGTGGCCTCGGCACCCTCGACGAACTCTTCGAGGCCCTCACCCTCGTCCAGACCCAGAAGGTCACCCGCTTCCCCATCGTCCTCTTCGGCGAGTCCTACTGGAGCGGCCTGGTCGACTGGCTGACCAACACCCTCATCGCCCAGGGCAAGGCAGCGGCAAAGGACCTGACCCTCTTCCACGTGACGGACGACGTGGACGAGGCGGTGGCCCTGGTCTCGAAGGAGGCGGGACACCCCTAG